The following coding sequences are from one Streptomyces angustmyceticus window:
- a CDS encoding ABC transporter substrate-binding protein, producing the protein MSTSGSLTPSRRGILAAGGALGIGALLAACGGGKDSAGANGDAKPWSFTDDRKQKVSLQHTPRRIVAFTGTAAALHDFGIDDQIVGVFGPTKLKNGKPDPQAGDLDVDKVTIIGNAYNQFNVEKYAALRPDLLVTNMYEPGALWFVPDDSKDKIAKLAESVALTSSRTPLIKIIERYAELAGSLGADLKAKKVTDAKARFEKASAALRKAAKAHPVKVLACSGSPDLFYASNPGINADLMYYKSLGVDLIVPDHLDKGGYFESLSWENADKYQADVLLLDNRTATLQPKDLAAKPSWAKLPAVKAGQITPWSSEPRFSYAGAAPLIESLAKAIEGAKKVK; encoded by the coding sequence ATGAGCACCTCCGGTAGCCTCACCCCGTCCCGCCGCGGCATCCTGGCCGCGGGTGGCGCCCTCGGCATCGGCGCCCTGCTCGCCGCATGCGGCGGGGGCAAGGACTCGGCAGGCGCCAACGGCGATGCCAAGCCGTGGTCGTTCACCGACGACCGCAAGCAGAAGGTGTCCCTCCAGCACACCCCGCGGCGCATCGTCGCCTTCACCGGCACCGCCGCGGCACTGCACGACTTCGGGATCGACGATCAGATCGTCGGCGTCTTCGGCCCCACCAAGCTCAAGAACGGCAAGCCCGATCCGCAGGCCGGTGACCTGGACGTCGACAAGGTCACCATCATCGGCAACGCCTACAACCAGTTCAACGTCGAGAAGTACGCGGCGCTGCGGCCCGACCTGCTGGTCACCAACATGTACGAGCCGGGCGCCCTGTGGTTCGTGCCGGACGACAGCAAGGACAAGATCGCCAAGCTGGCCGAGTCCGTCGCCCTCACCTCCTCCCGCACTCCGCTCATCAAGATCATCGAGCGCTACGCCGAGCTGGCCGGGTCGCTCGGCGCCGACCTGAAGGCCAAGAAGGTCACCGACGCCAAGGCCCGTTTCGAGAAGGCGTCCGCGGCGCTGCGCAAGGCCGCCAAGGCCCACCCGGTCAAGGTCCTCGCCTGCTCCGGCAGCCCCGACCTCTTCTACGCCTCCAACCCCGGCATCAACGCCGACCTCATGTACTACAAGTCCCTCGGCGTCGACCTGATCGTCCCCGACCACCTGGACAAGGGCGGCTACTTCGAGAGCCTGAGCTGGGAGAACGCCGACAAGTACCAGGCCGATGTCCTCCTGCTGGACAACCGGACCGCCACCCTCCAGCCCAAGGACCTGGCGGCCAAGCCCTCCTGGGCCAAGCTGCCCGCCGTCAAGGCCGGCCAGATCACGCCCTGGTCGAGCGAGCCGCGCTTCTCCTACGCGGGCGCCGCGCCGCTGATCGAGTCGCTCGCCAAGGCGATCGAGGGCGCGAAGAAGGTCAAGTGA
- a CDS encoding FecCD family ABC transporter permease, whose amino-acid sequence MKPRRRHLLCSVGLVAAVAVLAAVAVLGIAVGAKPIPLDQVWHGVFHYTGSDTDVVIRDVRFPRTLLGLLVGAALGLAGTVMQALTRNPLADPGVLGINAGASAAVVTAISFLGVTSLTGYVWFAFAGAAVVSVAVYVLGGTRGATPVRLALAGTALTAVLVGYINAVNLLDTATLDKMRFWTVGSLAAATLPTVTGIAPFLAVGGVLALLIARPLNALALGDDQARALGARLTRTRVLAMAAVTLLCGGATAACGPIVYVGLMVPHAVRAVTGPDLRWILPYSAVLSPVLLLGADVLGRVVARPGELQVGIVTAVVGGPVFIYLVRRRRMAQL is encoded by the coding sequence GTGAAGCCGCGGCGGCGTCATCTCCTGTGCTCCGTGGGGCTGGTGGCCGCCGTGGCCGTCCTCGCGGCCGTCGCCGTCCTGGGCATCGCCGTCGGCGCGAAACCGATCCCCCTCGACCAGGTGTGGCACGGGGTGTTCCACTACACCGGCTCCGACACCGACGTGGTCATCCGCGACGTCCGCTTCCCGCGCACCCTGCTGGGCCTGCTCGTCGGCGCCGCGCTCGGCCTGGCCGGCACGGTCATGCAGGCGCTCACCCGCAATCCCCTGGCGGACCCGGGAGTTCTCGGCATCAACGCCGGTGCCTCGGCCGCGGTCGTCACCGCCATCAGCTTCCTCGGCGTCACCTCGCTGACCGGCTACGTGTGGTTCGCGTTCGCCGGCGCCGCGGTGGTCTCCGTCGCGGTGTACGTCCTCGGCGGCACCCGCGGCGCCACACCCGTACGGCTCGCCCTCGCCGGCACCGCGCTGACCGCCGTCCTCGTCGGCTACATCAACGCCGTGAACCTGCTGGACACCGCCACCCTCGACAAGATGCGCTTCTGGACGGTGGGTTCGCTGGCCGCGGCCACCCTGCCGACGGTCACCGGGATCGCGCCGTTCCTCGCGGTGGGCGGCGTCCTCGCGCTGCTGATCGCCCGGCCGCTGAACGCCCTCGCGCTCGGCGACGACCAGGCGCGGGCGCTGGGCGCCCGGCTGACCCGCACCCGGGTGCTGGCGATGGCCGCGGTGACCCTGCTGTGCGGCGGGGCGACCGCCGCCTGCGGCCCGATCGTGTACGTGGGCCTGATGGTTCCGCATGCCGTACGGGCCGTCACCGGGCCCGACCTGCGCTGGATCCTGCCGTACTCCGCGGTGCTCTCGCCGGTCCTGCTGCTCGGCGCCGACGTCCTGGGCAGGGTGGTCGCCCGGCCCGGTGAGCTGCAGGTCGGCATCGTCACGGCCGTCGTCGGCGGCCCCGTCTTCATCTATCTCGTACGGCGTCGGAGGATGGCCCAGCTGTGA
- a CDS encoding FecCD family ABC transporter permease, translating to MSATVKPGKGKGIEEKAGAGRGPRTGAGRRVTVLRAPGGRSVRLDVPAVVAGLVLLAVALAAGVALIGSGDYPMTPSEVITTLTGGGDPGQEFIVQDLRLPRVLVGLLAGAAFGISGAVFQTVSRNPLGSPDVLGFAQGSSVGALVAIVYFQAGTLAVAAGAVAGGVLTGVAIFLLAWKRGIHGYRFVLVGIGAGAMLYAMVLYLLTKANIVEATRATTWMTGSLNGRDWDQFGPLAAVCAVLVPLLLCYGRPLRMLEMGDDAASALGVRVERVRVVVLLVAVVLVAAATAAAGPISFVALTAPQLARRMSLPRFLKGAGRGAPLPGPNLLLSALMGAALLVTADWAAQRLFGADQLPVGVLTGVLGGGYLLWLLATERRAGRV from the coding sequence GTGAGCGCGACCGTGAAGCCCGGCAAGGGCAAGGGCATCGAGGAGAAGGCCGGGGCCGGGCGCGGCCCGCGGACCGGGGCCGGCCGGCGGGTCACCGTGCTGCGGGCTCCGGGCGGGCGCTCGGTACGGCTCGACGTGCCCGCCGTGGTGGCCGGACTGGTGCTGCTGGCCGTCGCGCTGGCCGCCGGTGTCGCCCTGATCGGCTCCGGCGACTACCCCATGACCCCGTCCGAGGTGATCACCACCCTGACCGGTGGCGGGGACCCCGGCCAGGAGTTCATCGTGCAGGACCTGCGGCTGCCGCGGGTGCTGGTGGGGCTGCTGGCCGGCGCGGCGTTCGGGATCTCCGGGGCGGTCTTCCAGACCGTCTCGCGCAATCCGCTGGGCAGCCCCGACGTGCTCGGGTTCGCCCAGGGCTCGTCCGTCGGCGCGCTGGTCGCCATCGTCTACTTCCAGGCCGGGACCCTCGCGGTCGCCGCCGGAGCCGTCGCCGGCGGGGTGCTCACCGGCGTCGCGATCTTCCTCCTCGCCTGGAAGCGCGGCATCCACGGCTACCGCTTCGTGCTCGTCGGCATCGGCGCCGGCGCCATGCTGTACGCGATGGTGCTCTACCTCCTGACGAAGGCGAACATCGTCGAGGCGACCCGCGCCACCACCTGGATGACCGGATCCCTCAACGGCCGTGACTGGGACCAGTTCGGGCCGCTGGCCGCGGTCTGCGCCGTCCTCGTCCCGCTGCTGCTGTGCTACGGGCGTCCGCTGCGCATGCTGGAGATGGGCGACGACGCGGCCAGCGCGCTGGGCGTCCGCGTCGAGCGGGTCCGCGTCGTCGTCCTGCTGGTGGCGGTCGTGCTCGTCGCCGCGGCCACCGCGGCCGCCGGGCCGATCTCCTTCGTGGCGCTCACCGCGCCCCAGTTGGCCCGCCGGATGTCCCTGCCGCGCTTCCTCAAGGGCGCCGGGCGGGGCGCCCCGCTGCCCGGCCCCAACCTGCTGCTGTCCGCCCTCATGGGCGCCGCGCTGCTGGTCACCGCGGACTGGGCCGCCCAGCGGCTGTTCGGCGCCGACCAGCTGCCGGTGGGCGTCCTCACCGGCGTGCTCGGCGGCGGCTATCTGCTGTGGCTGCTGGCCACGGAGCGCAGGGCGGGGCGGGTATGA
- a CDS encoding ABC transporter ATP-binding protein, translating to MSRLAAENVTLAYDQRVIAENLSVAIPDRSFTVIVGPNACGKSTLLRALSRMLKPATGSVLLDGSAISALPAKKVARTLGLLPQSSIAPDGITVADLVARGRYPHQGLLRQWSPDDERIVQESMAATGVGELAERHVDELSGGQRQRVWIAMALAQQTPLFLLDEPTTYLDIQHQIEVLDLCAELHEEQGRTLVAVLHDLNHAARYATHLIAMKDGAVLAEGAPADIVTAELVERVFGLGCQIIEDPETGTPLVVPAARKRRRTGSGAGRADGGAAEAKRTTEGNANDGNVSDADAAGDSAAAADRTGETAPTAAS from the coding sequence GTGAGCCGTCTCGCGGCTGAGAACGTCACCCTCGCCTACGACCAGCGGGTCATCGCCGAGAACCTCTCGGTGGCCATCCCCGACCGCTCCTTCACCGTCATCGTCGGCCCCAACGCCTGCGGTAAGTCCACGCTGCTGCGCGCGCTCTCGCGGATGCTCAAGCCGGCCACCGGTTCGGTGCTGCTGGACGGCTCGGCGATCTCCGCACTGCCGGCCAAGAAGGTCGCCAGGACGCTCGGGCTGCTGCCGCAGTCCTCGATCGCCCCGGACGGGATCACCGTGGCGGACCTGGTGGCGCGCGGCCGCTATCCGCACCAGGGGCTGCTGCGGCAGTGGTCGCCCGACGACGAGCGGATCGTCCAGGAGTCGATGGCCGCCACCGGCGTCGGCGAGCTCGCCGAACGCCATGTCGACGAGCTGTCCGGCGGGCAGCGCCAGCGGGTGTGGATCGCGATGGCGCTCGCCCAGCAGACGCCGCTGTTCCTGCTCGACGAGCCGACCACCTATCTGGACATCCAGCACCAGATCGAGGTGCTGGACCTCTGCGCCGAGCTGCACGAGGAGCAGGGGCGGACGCTGGTCGCGGTGCTGCACGACCTCAACCACGCGGCCCGTTACGCCACCCATCTGATCGCCATGAAGGACGGCGCGGTCCTCGCCGAGGGCGCGCCGGCCGACATCGTCACCGCGGAACTGGTGGAACGGGTCTTCGGGCTCGGCTGCCAGATCATCGAGGACCCGGAGACCGGCACCCCGCTCGTCGTCCCGGCCGCACGCAAGCGCCGTCGCACCGGCTCGGGAGCGGGACGGGCCGACGGCGGCGCGGCCGAGGCGAAGCGGACCACCGAAGGGAACGCGAACGACGGGAACGTGAGCGACGCAGACGCGGCCGGCGACAGCGCTGCCGCGGCGGACCGGACGGGCGAGACGGCGCCTACAGCAGCGTCCTGA
- a CDS encoding sterol-binding protein — protein sequence MATLDQCRAALDRLAQNLSSADGSVRSAAALDRSLSCRITDLDVTFLGRLSDGSIQEVTSVPGPPPHKAEIRLAMSGDDLVALVDGTLNFARAWGSGRVKLEAGLRDLLRLRTLL from the coding sequence ATGGCAACCCTCGACCAGTGCCGCGCCGCTCTCGACCGGCTGGCCCAGAACCTGTCCTCGGCGGACGGCAGCGTCCGCAGCGCGGCGGCGCTCGACCGTTCGCTGAGCTGCCGCATCACGGACCTCGATGTGACCTTCCTCGGGCGGCTGTCCGACGGCTCCATCCAGGAGGTGACCAGCGTCCCCGGCCCGCCCCCGCACAAGGCCGAGATCCGCCTGGCCATGTCCGGCGACGATCTCGTCGCCCTGGTGGACGGCACGCTGAACTTCGCCAGGGCCTGGGGCAGCGGCCGCGTCAAGCTGGAGGCCGGCCTGCGCGACCTGCTGCGCCTCAGGACGCTGCTGTAG